One part of the Phragmites australis chromosome 3, lpPhrAust1.1, whole genome shotgun sequence genome encodes these proteins:
- the LOC133911462 gene encoding probable receptor-like protein kinase At5g24010 encodes MASSPSPTCLAVLLLCVIFSAAAARFAPADNHLLACGAAASAVLPDGRRFVPDSGCASTRLRSPAPTPSSAAPNSPSPPSQLHAAARVFSCRASYDFLVRRRGHHILRLHFYPFDSALSASRFHVGAGGLLLLHNFTASSPVVKEFILSVDSDVFVLTFVPEAGSTAFINAIEFVSSPEELVGDIGTLVTSGGAAQIDGLSSQVFETLYRINVAGRKVTPFNDTLWRTWVNDVDFLVKTDTSSSNYMAWSFSGRIAYPKDSRLMSREVAPDNVYNSARSARSGRNVTWGFSVPAGSRYLVRMHFCDIVSKVLYELYFNIYVNGHLAVKDFDLSSATGFLAYPYYIDFVVDVEDEGMLKLAIGGSEKSLSDKASGILNALEIMRMKKMSGGMDGDFPVALDMENVTSKGIGEFVRSLLCGFIFAGLFVALVMLMMRLRAELRNNGTAWSWQPMDSGEGKLARAYQLVPSKTDY; translated from the coding sequence ATGGCTTCCTCACCGAGCCCCACCTGCCTCgctgtcctcctcctctgcgtcatcttctccgccgccgccgcgcggttTGCCCCGGCGGACAACCACCTCCTCGCGTGCGGCGCGGCGGCCTCGGCCGTCCTCCCCGACGGTCGCCGCTTCGTCCCGGACTCCGGCTGCGCCTCCACCCGCCTCCGCTCCCCCGCCCCGaccccctcctccgccgcgccCAACTCCCCATCGCCCCCTTCCCAGCTACACGCCGCCGCGCGCGTCTTCTCCTGCCGAGCGTCCTACGACTTCCTCGTCCGTCGCCGCGGGCACCACATCCTCCGCCTCCACTTCTACCCCTTCGACTCCGCCCTCTCCGCCTCCCGCTTCCACGTCGGTGCCGGGGGGTTACTCCTCCTCCACAACTTCACCGCCTCGTCCCCTGTCGtgaaggagttcatcctctCCGTGGACTCCGACGTATTCGTCCTCACCTTCGTCCCCGAGGCCGGCTCTACTGCCTTCATCAACGCCATCGAGTTCGTCTCGTCGCCCGAGGAGCTTGTCGGCGACATCGGCACCCTCGTGACATCCGGCGGCGCCGCTCAGATCGACGGCCTGTCGTCTCAGGTTTTTGAGACTCTGTACAGGATCAACGTTGCCGGGCGCAAGGTCACGCCGTTCAATGACACTCTCTGGCGGACATGGGTTAACGATGTGGACTTCCTCGTCAAAACGGACACGTCCTCGTCTAACTACATGGCATGGTCGTTCAGTGGTCGGATTGCTTATCCCAAGGATAGCAGGCTGATGAGCCGGGAGGTGGCTCCCGACAATGTCTACAACTCAGCGAGGTCAGCGAGGTCAGGGCGCAATGTGACTTGGGGTTTCTCTGTGCCTGCTGGCAGCCGTTACCTCGTGCGCATGCACTTCTGTGACATTGTTAGCAAGGTGCTGTATGAGCTCTACTTCAACATCTATGTCAATGGTCATCTTGCAGTCAAGGATTTTGATCTCTCCAGTGCCACCGGGTTCTTGGCTTATCCTTATTACATTGACTTCGTTGtggatgtggaggatgagggGATGCTGAAGTTGGCCATTGGCGGCTCAGAGAAGAGCCTATCTGACAAAGCAAGCGGTATCCTTAACGCACTGGAGATAATGAGGATGAAAAAGATGAGTGGCGGTATGGATGGGGATTTCCCAGTTGCTCTGGACATGGAAAATGTGACGAGTAAGGGGATTGGGGAATTTGTTCGCTCCCTGCTTTGTGGATTCATCTTTGCGGGTCTATTTGTGGCTTTGGTCATGCTGATGATGAGGTTGAGGGCCGAGCTGAGGAATAATGGTACAGCTTGGTCTTGGCAGCCAATGGATTCTGGTGAAGGGAAATTGGCTAGAGCATATCAGCTTGTCCCCAGCAAGACAGACTATTGA